The Salmonella enterica subsp. houtenae serovar Houten genome has a segment encoding these proteins:
- the hpdA gene encoding pyruvate formate-lyase 3-activating enzyme produces the protein MIFNIQRYSTHDGPGIRTVVFLKGCSLGCRWCQNPESRARAQDLLYDARLCLGGCDLCAQAAPEVIERALNGLLIHREKLTDAHFSPLAHCCPTQALTVCGEIKSVDEIMATVLRDKPFYDRSGGGLTLSGGEPFMQPELAAELFKASHDAGIHTAVETCLHVPWKYIAPSLPYIDLFLADLKHVADGPFKQWTDGSASRVLANLRKLAATGKKMVIRVPLIQGFNANEEAIKAITDFAADELHVGEIHFLPYHTLGINKYHLLSQPYHAPDKPLDAPALLDFAQQYARQKGLTATLRG, from the coding sequence ATGATCTTCAATATTCAGCGCTATTCTACCCACGATGGCCCCGGCATCCGTACCGTAGTATTTCTCAAAGGCTGTTCGTTGGGCTGTCGCTGGTGCCAGAACCCGGAAAGCCGCGCCCGCGCTCAGGATCTGTTATACGATGCGCGGCTCTGTCTCGGAGGATGCGACCTGTGCGCGCAAGCCGCGCCGGAAGTCATTGAGCGCGCGCTAAACGGCCTGCTCATCCATCGCGAGAAACTGACCGACGCCCATTTTTCCCCCCTGGCGCATTGCTGCCCCACACAGGCGTTAACCGTGTGCGGCGAAATAAAAAGCGTAGATGAGATCATGGCGACGGTACTGCGCGATAAACCTTTTTACGATCGCAGCGGCGGCGGTCTTACGCTTTCCGGCGGTGAACCGTTTATGCAGCCGGAACTGGCGGCAGAGCTGTTTAAAGCCAGCCATGACGCCGGTATTCATACTGCGGTTGAGACCTGTCTGCATGTCCCATGGAAATACATTGCGCCCTCGCTGCCTTATATCGATCTGTTTCTGGCTGATTTGAAACATGTCGCCGACGGGCCGTTTAAGCAGTGGACCGATGGCAGCGCCTCGCGAGTGCTGGCAAATCTCAGGAAACTCGCCGCTACAGGCAAAAAAATGGTGATTCGCGTCCCGCTGATTCAGGGATTTAATGCCAATGAGGAGGCCATTAAAGCCATTACCGACTTTGCCGCCGACGAACTGCATGTCGGGGAAATTCATTTTCTGCCCTACCACACGCTGGGCATCAATAAATACCACTTACTCAGTCAGCCCTATCATGCCCCGGATAAACCACTGGATGCGCCCGCGTTACTTGATTTTGCCCAGCAGTACGCCCGCCAAAAAGGTTTAACCGCGACCCTACGAGGATAA
- the ybiW gene encoding formate acetyltransferase 3 — MTQLKLDTLSDRIKAHKTALVHIVKPPVCTERAQHYTEMYQQHLDKPIPVRRALALAHHLAERTIWIKHDELIVGNQASEVRAAPIFPEYTVSWIEKEIDALADRPGAGFSVSEENKRILHDVCPWWRGQTVQDRCYGMFTDEQKGLLATGIIKAEGNMTSGDAHLAVNFPLLLEKGLDGLRDKVAKRRSRINLTVLEDLHGEQFLKAIDIVLDAVSQHITRFAVLARQMAGEETRESRRKELLTIAKNCEVIAHEPPQTFWQALQLCYFIQLILQIESNGHSVSFGRMDQYLYPYYRRDVELNQTLDREHAIELLHSCWLKLLEVNKIRSGSHSKASAGSPLYQNVTIGGQNLINGQPMDAVNPLSYAILESCGRLRSTQPNLSVRYHAGMSNDFLDACVQVIRCGFGMPAFNNDEIVIPEFIRLGIEPQDAYDYAAIGCIETAVGGKWGYRCTGMSFINFARVMLAALEGGRDATSGKVFLPQEKALSAGNFNHFDEVMAAWDTQIRYYTRKSIEIEYVVDTMLEENVHDILCSALVDDCIERAKSIKQGGAKYDWVSGLQVGIANLGNSLAAVKKLVFEQGVIGQQQLAAALADDFDGLSHEQLRHHLINGAPKYGNDEDSVDTLLARAYQTYIDELKQYHNPRYGRGPVGGNYYAGTSSISANVPFGAATMATPDGRKAHTPLAEGASPASGTDHLGPTAVMGSVGKLPTGSILGGVLLNQKLNPTTLENESDKQKLMVLLRTFFEVHKGWHIQYNIVSRETLLDAKKHPDQYRDLVVRVAGYSAFFTALSPDAQDDIIARTEHML, encoded by the coding sequence ATGACCCAACTGAAACTGGACACGCTCAGCGACCGCATTAAGGCGCACAAAACCGCGCTGGTACATATCGTGAAACCGCCGGTCTGTACCGAACGCGCCCAGCATTATACCGAAATGTACCAGCAGCATCTGGATAAACCGATTCCGGTACGCCGCGCGCTGGCGCTGGCCCATCACCTGGCGGAACGCACTATCTGGATTAAACATGATGAACTGATCGTCGGCAACCAGGCAAGTGAAGTTCGGGCTGCGCCGATTTTCCCGGAATATACCGTCTCGTGGATTGAAAAAGAGATTGACGCCCTGGCGGACAGGCCCGGCGCGGGTTTTTCCGTAAGTGAAGAAAACAAACGTATTCTGCATGACGTCTGTCCGTGGTGGCGCGGTCAAACCGTCCAGGATCGCTGCTACGGCATGTTTACCGATGAACAAAAAGGGCTTCTGGCGACTGGCATTATCAAAGCCGAAGGCAATATGACCTCCGGCGACGCGCACCTGGCGGTGAACTTCCCGCTGCTGCTGGAAAAAGGCCTTGATGGCCTGCGCGATAAAGTCGCCAAGCGTCGCTCACGCATCAACCTGACTGTGCTGGAAGATCTGCATGGCGAGCAGTTCCTGAAGGCGATTGATATTGTGCTGGACGCGGTAAGCCAGCACATCACGCGCTTTGCCGTGCTGGCGCGCCAGATGGCGGGCGAAGAGACCCGTGAAAGCCGTCGTAAAGAACTGCTCACCATCGCGAAAAACTGCGAGGTGATTGCCCACGAACCGCCGCAGACCTTCTGGCAAGCATTGCAATTGTGCTACTTCATCCAACTGATTCTACAAATTGAGTCTAACGGTCACTCGGTGTCATTTGGTCGTATGGACCAGTATCTCTACCCCTACTATCGTCGCGATGTCGAGCTAAACCAGACGCTGGATCGTGAGCACGCCATTGAACTGCTACACAGTTGCTGGCTGAAACTGCTGGAGGTAAACAAGATCCGTTCCGGTTCGCACTCTAAAGCTTCCGCGGGCAGCCCGCTGTATCAAAACGTCACCATTGGCGGTCAGAATCTCATCAACGGGCAGCCAATGGACGCAGTGAATCCGCTGTCTTACGCCATTCTGGAGTCCTGCGGACGTCTGCGTTCTACCCAGCCAAACCTCAGTGTGCGTTATCACGCCGGAATGAGTAACGATTTCCTCGACGCCTGCGTCCAGGTCATCCGCTGCGGCTTTGGGATGCCGGCGTTTAACAATGATGAAATCGTCATCCCGGAATTTATCAGGCTGGGGATCGAACCGCAGGACGCTTACGATTACGCGGCGATTGGCTGTATCGAAACCGCCGTCGGCGGGAAATGGGGCTATCGCTGCACTGGCATGAGCTTTATTAACTTCGCCCGCGTCATGCTGGCGGCGCTGGAAGGCGGTCGCGACGCCACCAGCGGCAAGGTATTTCTGCCGCAGGAAAAGGCGCTTTCCGCAGGCAACTTCAACCATTTTGATGAAGTGATGGCTGCCTGGGATACCCAAATCCGCTACTATACGCGCAAATCGATCGAAATTGAGTATGTGGTCGATACCATGCTGGAAGAGAATGTCCACGATATTCTCTGCTCGGCGCTGGTAGATGACTGTATTGAGCGCGCGAAGAGTATCAAGCAAGGCGGCGCTAAATATGACTGGGTATCCGGTCTCCAGGTCGGTATCGCCAACCTGGGCAATAGCCTCGCCGCCGTGAAAAAACTGGTCTTCGAACAGGGTGTTATCGGTCAACAGCAGCTTGCCGCCGCGCTGGCCGATGACTTCGACGGGCTGTCCCATGAACAGTTGCGTCACCATCTGATTAACGGCGCGCCGAAGTACGGCAACGACGAAGATAGTGTCGATACCCTGCTGGCGCGCGCTTATCAGACCTATATTGATGAGCTGAAGCAATATCATAATCCGCGCTATGGTCGTGGCCCTGTCGGCGGCAACTATTACGCCGGTACGTCATCTATCTCAGCAAACGTGCCGTTTGGCGCCGCGACCATGGCAACCCCGGATGGTCGCAAAGCACATACGCCGCTGGCGGAAGGCGCAAGCCCTGCATCGGGTACGGATCATCTCGGCCCGACGGCGGTGATGGGTTCCGTAGGCAAATTACCTACCGGTTCAATTCTCGGCGGCGTGCTGCTCAATCAGAAACTGAACCCAACGACGCTGGAAAACGAATCCGACAAACAGAAGCTGATGGTTCTGCTAAGGACGTTCTTTGAGGTGCATAAAGGCTGGCATATTCAGTACAACATCGTGTCACGCGAAACGCTGCTGGATGCGAAAAAACATCCGGACCAGTACCGCGATCTGGTCGTGCGTGTGGCAGGCTACTCCGCCTTCTTCACCGCGCTGTCGCCGGATGCGCAGGACGATATCATCGCCCGTACCGAACATATGCTGTAA
- the supH gene encoding hydrolase (HAD superfamily): MTVNVVVTDMDGTFLDDAKQYDRVRFMAQYQELKKRNIEFVVASGNQYYQLISFFPELKDEISFVAENGALVYEHGKQLFHGELTRHESRIVIGELLKDKPLNFVACGLKSAYVSENAPDTFVALMAKHYHRLQPVNDYHDIDDILFKFSLNLPDEQIPLVIDKLHVSLDGIMKPVTSGFGFIDLIIPGLHKANGISRLLKRWNRSPQHVVAIGDSGNDAEMLKMAHYSFAMGNAAGNIKALARYHTDDNNHQGALNVIQAVLDGTAPF, translated from the coding sequence ATGACCGTTAACGTTGTCGTTACCGATATGGACGGCACTTTTCTCGACGATGCCAAGCAGTACGATCGTGTACGCTTCATGGCGCAGTATCAGGAACTGAAAAAACGTAATATCGAATTTGTGGTCGCCAGCGGTAATCAGTACTACCAGTTGATCTCCTTCTTCCCCGAACTGAAAGACGAAATTTCCTTCGTCGCAGAAAACGGCGCGCTGGTGTATGAGCATGGCAAACAGTTGTTTCACGGGGAGCTAACCCGGCATGAATCACGTATTGTGATTGGCGAACTGCTGAAAGATAAGCCGCTTAACTTCGTCGCCTGTGGTCTGAAAAGCGCTTATGTCAGCGAAAATGCTCCCGATACTTTCGTGGCGCTGATGGCTAAACATTATCACCGCCTGCAGCCGGTAAACGATTATCACGACATTGACGATATCCTGTTTAAGTTTTCCCTGAATTTGCCCGATGAACAAATTCCGCTGGTTATCGACAAACTGCACGTATCTCTGGATGGCATCATGAAGCCCGTCACCAGCGGCTTCGGTTTTATCGACCTGATTATCCCGGGACTGCATAAAGCGAATGGTATCAGTCGTCTCTTAAAGCGCTGGAACAGGTCGCCACAGCATGTCGTCGCCATTGGCGACAGCGGTAATGATGCGGAAATGTTGAAAATGGCGCATTACTCTTTTGCCATGGGCAATGCCGCTGGCAATATCAAAGCGCTTGCACGTTATCACACTGATGATAATAACCATCAAGGCGCGCTCAACGTCATTCAGGCCGTGCTTGACGGCACCGCTCCCTTCTGA
- the SBOV07801 gene encoding Protein of uncharacterised function (DUF1479): MTMSFTHETLPTDSKAAIRQMKQALRAQIGDVQAVFNRLSATIAARVAEINDLKAQGQPVWPMIPFSELAMGNISDATRAEVKRRGCAVIKGHFPRERALAWDQSMLDYLDKNHFDEVYKGPGDNFFGTLSASRPEIYPVYWSQAQMQARQSEEMALAQSFLNRLWQVESDGKRWFNPDISIIYPDRIRRRPPGTTSKGLGAHTDSGALERWLLPAYQQVFASVFNGNVEQYDPWNAAHRTEVEEYTVDNTTKCSVFRTFQGWTALSDMLPGQGLLHVVPIPEAMAYILLRPLLDDVPEDELCGVAPGRVLPISEQWHPLLMAALTSIPPLEAGDSVWWHCDVIHSVAPVENQQGWGNVMYIPAAPLCEKNLAYARKVKTALETGASPGDFPREDYETTWEGRFTLHDLNIHGKRALGMDI, translated from the coding sequence ATGACGATGTCTTTTACCCACGAAACGCTGCCCACCGACTCAAAAGCGGCCATTCGTCAGATGAAGCAGGCGCTACGCGCGCAAATCGGCGACGTGCAGGCGGTGTTTAACCGTTTGAGCGCCACCATCGCAGCCCGGGTGGCGGAAATTAACGATCTGAAGGCGCAGGGACAGCCAGTATGGCCGATGATCCCTTTTAGCGAACTGGCGATGGGCAACATTAGCGATGCCACCCGCGCCGAGGTTAAGCGCCGCGGGTGCGCGGTGATTAAAGGTCATTTTCCACGCGAACGTGCGCTGGCATGGGACCAGTCGATGCTCGACTATCTGGACAAGAATCATTTTGACGAGGTGTATAAAGGACCGGGGGATAATTTTTTCGGCACGCTGAGCGCCTCCCGGCCTGAAATCTATCCTGTCTACTGGTCGCAGGCGCAAATGCAGGCCCGCCAAAGTGAAGAAATGGCGCTGGCGCAGTCGTTCCTCAACCGCCTGTGGCAGGTAGAGAGCGATGGCAAGCGGTGGTTTAATCCTGATATCAGCATCATTTATCCGGATCGCATCCGCCGCCGCCCGCCGGGCACCACGTCCAAAGGGTTGGGAGCGCATACCGACTCCGGCGCGCTGGAACGCTGGCTGCTGCCTGCCTATCAGCAGGTATTCGCCAGCGTGTTTAACGGCAACGTCGAACAGTACGATCCATGGAACGCGGCGCACCGTACTGAAGTTGAAGAATATACGGTGGATAACACCACAAAATGCTCGGTATTTCGCACCTTCCAGGGCTGGACCGCGCTCTCTGATATGCTGCCCGGTCAGGGCTTACTTCATGTCGTCCCTATCCCGGAAGCGATGGCGTATATTCTGCTGCGCCCGCTACTGGATGATGTCCCGGAAGATGAATTATGCGGCGTCGCGCCGGGCCGGGTGCTACCGATTTCTGAACAGTGGCATCCTTTACTGATGGCGGCATTAACCAGCATTCCACCGCTGGAAGCCGGGGATTCCGTATGGTGGCATTGCGATGTTATCCATTCCGTCGCCCCCGTCGAAAATCAGCAGGGTTGGGGCAATGTGATGTACATTCCTGCGGCCCCCCTGTGCGAGAAGAATCTGGCCTATGCCCGCAAAGTGAAAACCGCGCTGGAGACAGGCGCGTCGCCGGGCGATTTCCCACGCGAAGACTATGAAACAACCTGGGAAGGGCGCTTCACGCTGCACGATCTGAATATTCACGGCAAGCGGGCATTAGGTATGGACATTTAA
- the cytR_1 gene encoding LacI family transcriptional regulator produces MEKKLKIAEIAARTGLSASTVSRVLAGKSNTSVHARKEVLTCARELGVMEGMAAGRLLLNNLLVFAPPRAFDERLDIFYYRVIQSISKALAPHEVRLRYCALEENDSDPALFLARMNDAETQAAILIGIDDPHIHDLAADLAKPCVLINCRDDRMRLPLIAPDHRLIGAFAARYLFEMGHREVMNVMCLRRYTMEQRLAGIKESWRQHNLDFLDERDLLSISNFSAKETEDKIGAWLDVADGRRLPTALLVGGDFMAAGAINALRLRGLRVPQDVSIMSIDAFNLAAIEDVPLTAVHVPRDELGAEAVQMLQQRLIRPDAPIGSLLLHGRLAVRESVRRVRPGKGHTVVTDEGLYDS; encoded by the coding sequence ATGGAAAAGAAGCTGAAAATCGCAGAAATTGCCGCGCGCACCGGGCTGTCTGCCAGTACGGTGTCGCGCGTGCTGGCTGGGAAATCAAATACCAGCGTCCACGCGCGTAAAGAGGTTCTGACCTGCGCCCGCGAGTTGGGAGTCATGGAAGGTATGGCCGCAGGCCGCCTGTTGCTTAACAATTTGCTTGTTTTCGCGCCGCCGCGGGCGTTTGATGAGCGACTGGACATTTTTTACTACCGCGTAATCCAGAGCATCAGTAAAGCGCTCGCGCCGCATGAAGTACGCCTGCGCTACTGCGCGCTGGAAGAGAACGACAGTGACCCGGCGCTGTTTCTGGCCAGAATGAATGACGCGGAGACCCAGGCGGCGATCCTGATTGGCATTGACGATCCGCACATTCACGATCTGGCGGCGGATCTCGCTAAACCGTGCGTACTGATCAATTGTCGCGATGATCGGATGCGGCTGCCTTTAATTGCGCCAGACCATCGTCTGATTGGCGCTTTTGCCGCCCGCTATCTCTTTGAAATGGGACATCGGGAGGTGATGAACGTTATGTGCCTACGCCGCTACACGATGGAACAGCGTCTGGCGGGTATTAAAGAGTCATGGCGGCAGCACAACCTGGATTTTCTGGACGAGCGAGATTTACTGAGTATCAGCAACTTCAGCGCTAAAGAAACGGAAGACAAGATTGGCGCCTGGCTGGATGTAGCTGATGGGAGGCGGTTACCGACCGCCTTGCTGGTCGGCGGTGATTTTATGGCGGCAGGCGCTATTAATGCGTTACGTCTTCGCGGCCTGCGCGTGCCGCAGGATGTTTCAATTATGAGTATTGACGCGTTTAATCTGGCGGCGATAGAAGATGTTCCACTTACGGCGGTGCACGTGCCACGCGACGAGCTGGGCGCGGAGGCGGTGCAGATGCTGCAACAGCGCCTAATTCGCCCCGATGCGCCCATCGGCTCGCTATTGTTGCATGGGCGTCTGGCGGTACGGGAGTCGGTACGACGGGTGCGCCCGGGGAAAGGGCACACCGTCGTCACAGATGAGGGGCTGTATGATAGTTAA
- the exuT_5 gene encoding sugar transporter: MSQGINNDMAANKPRRVVKNLRWWMLILFLLGVTVNYITRNSLGILAPELKSSLGITTEQYSWIVGAFQLAYTLFQPLCGWLIDVIGLKLGFMICAGLWALACLLHAGAGSWLQLAILRFFMGGAEAAATPANAKTIGEWFPKSERPIASGWAGVGFSIGAMLAPPIIYIAHASFGWQGAFMFTGVLAMLWVVLWWIFYNTPDNHPNLSQSELDYIHQDKEAPAIKLPFLAALKTVARNKRFYGIAIPAFMAEPAWAVLSFWVPLYLSKELGMDLKQIAMFAWLPFLAADLGSVASGYLTRLYTRIFGCTRINSVVASSVTGAFLMISLAIVAFTKSPYITIILISIGGFGHQIISCMLSALVVESFDKGQMATVNGMRGSAAWIASFLFSLMIGVTADKIGFNPLFIAMGFFDLIGAFFLVTFIAERRAQRA, encoded by the coding sequence ATGAGCCAGGGCATCAATAATGATATGGCCGCCAACAAGCCCCGCCGCGTAGTAAAAAATCTGCGCTGGTGGATGCTGATCCTCTTTTTGCTTGGCGTCACCGTTAATTACATCACTCGCAATTCGCTGGGCATTCTGGCGCCGGAGCTGAAAAGCAGTCTGGGGATCACCACCGAGCAGTATTCGTGGATTGTCGGCGCGTTCCAGCTAGCCTATACCTTGTTCCAGCCGCTGTGCGGTTGGCTAATTGACGTGATCGGCCTCAAACTGGGCTTTATGATCTGCGCCGGATTGTGGGCGCTGGCCTGCTTACTTCATGCCGGCGCTGGTAGCTGGTTACAGCTTGCTATTCTGCGTTTTTTTATGGGCGGCGCGGAGGCGGCTGCGACCCCGGCCAATGCTAAAACCATTGGCGAATGGTTCCCGAAATCCGAACGCCCTATCGCGTCGGGTTGGGCGGGCGTTGGCTTCTCGATCGGCGCAATGTTGGCGCCGCCCATCATTTACATTGCCCATGCATCTTTTGGCTGGCAGGGCGCGTTTATGTTTACCGGCGTACTGGCGATGCTGTGGGTCGTACTGTGGTGGATATTCTATAACACGCCGGATAACCACCCTAACCTGAGCCAGAGTGAACTGGACTATATTCACCAGGATAAGGAAGCCCCGGCGATAAAATTACCGTTCCTCGCTGCGCTGAAAACGGTCGCCAGGAATAAACGTTTCTATGGGATCGCCATCCCGGCTTTTATGGCAGAGCCTGCCTGGGCGGTGCTGAGCTTCTGGGTGCCGCTGTATCTGTCAAAAGAGCTGGGTATGGATCTCAAGCAAATCGCCATGTTCGCCTGGCTGCCATTCCTCGCCGCCGATCTCGGTAGCGTTGCCAGTGGTTATCTGACCAGGCTCTATACCCGTATTTTCGGTTGTACCCGTATCAATTCGGTCGTCGCGAGCTCCGTTACCGGCGCATTTCTGATGATTTCACTGGCGATAGTCGCCTTCACCAAAAGCCCCTATATCACCATCATTCTGATCTCCATCGGCGGCTTCGGCCATCAGATCATCTCCTGCATGTTAAGCGCGCTGGTCGTGGAGTCGTTCGATAAGGGACAAATGGCGACTGTTAACGGTATGCGCGGTTCTGCCGCATGGATCGCGAGCTTCCTGTTTTCCCTGATGATCGGGGTGACGGCCGACAAAATCGGCTTCAACCCACTGTTTATCGCCATGGGCTTCTTCGATCTGATTGGCGCCTTCTTCCTGGTTACTTTTATTGCTGAACGTCGCGCACAACGCGCCTGA
- the yicI_2 gene encoding glucosidase codes for MKTLKNWILQKQLPHHVELLVDGQHTLCLYVLEENLFRVLIKRKGELALDRTWSIAPAQDVPWEGRKREDLSGFTLPAWTLRKQDGTLIVATESLRATVHQPLWIEWQYRNNEGKWQPLVNDRPTSAYLLNAHGDGVAHYQHRRKDERFYGLGDKAGDLQRTGKRYEMRNLDAMGYNAVSTDPLYKHIPFTITRRDDVSFGLFYDNLSSCWLDLGNEIDNYHAAYRRWQAEAGDIDYYLFTGERVLDVTKAFVRLTGKTLFGPKWSLGYSGSTMHYTDAPDAQNQLMNFIRLCDEHAIPCDAFQLSSGYTSINGKRYVFNWNYDKVPQPKVMSQAFHDAGLHLAANIKPCLLQDHPRYHDVAEQGLFIRDSENDTPERSSFWDDEGSNLDFTNPQTVAWWQNGVTTQLLEMGIDATWNDNNEFEVWDGEARCHGFGNEIAIKHIRPVMPLLMIRASMEAQQRFAPTKRPYLISRSGCAGMQRYVQTWSGDNRTSWDTLRYNIRMGLGMSLSGLYNLGHDVGGFSGDKPDPELFVRWVQNGVMHPRFTIHSWNDDHTVNEPWMYPGVTPAIRSAIELRYRLLPYFYTLLWLAHADDEPMLRPTFLDHEHDAQTFEECDDFLLGRDILVASVVVPGERQRRLWLPDNQTGWYDFYTGAWFSGGQWIIVDAPLEKLPLLVRAGAGLPLSDRISYVNAAKDTSRELKLFPVKGAGVSSGLLFEDDGESWGYQKGHALWLEWEMVCTATTIDLTINARGDYRPAWQTLQVSLPAGEKRKLRINNEDRSEWAR; via the coding sequence ATGAAAACACTGAAGAACTGGATATTACAAAAACAGTTACCCCACCACGTTGAACTGCTGGTCGACGGCCAGCATACGCTGTGTCTTTACGTGCTGGAGGAAAATCTGTTTCGTGTGCTGATAAAACGTAAAGGCGAACTGGCGCTGGACCGCACCTGGAGTATCGCTCCTGCGCAGGATGTACCGTGGGAAGGCCGCAAGCGAGAAGACCTCAGCGGCTTTACCCTGCCCGCCTGGACACTACGCAAGCAGGACGGCACGCTGATTGTCGCTACCGAATCGCTGCGCGCTACCGTCCACCAGCCGCTGTGGATTGAGTGGCAGTACCGCAATAACGAAGGCAAGTGGCAGCCACTGGTTAACGACCGCCCGACCAGCGCCTATCTGCTGAACGCCCACGGCGACGGCGTGGCCCACTATCAACACCGCCGTAAGGACGAGCGTTTTTATGGTTTGGGCGATAAAGCGGGCGACCTGCAGCGTACCGGAAAACGCTATGAGATGCGCAATCTTGACGCTATGGGTTACAACGCAGTCAGCACCGATCCGCTGTATAAACATATTCCGTTTACCATTACCCGCCGCGATGACGTTAGCTTCGGGCTATTTTATGACAACCTCAGTAGCTGCTGGCTGGATCTGGGCAACGAAATTGATAACTACCACGCCGCCTACCGTCGCTGGCAGGCGGAAGCGGGCGATATCGACTACTACCTGTTTACCGGCGAGCGTGTGCTTGACGTCACCAAAGCCTTTGTTCGCCTGACCGGGAAAACGCTGTTCGGGCCGAAGTGGAGCCTGGGCTACAGCGGTTCGACTATGCATTACACCGATGCGCCGGATGCGCAAAACCAGTTGATGAATTTTATTCGCCTGTGCGACGAACACGCCATTCCGTGTGATGCCTTCCAACTCTCTTCAGGTTATACCTCGATTAACGGCAAGCGCTACGTGTTCAACTGGAACTACGACAAGGTGCCGCAACCGAAGGTGATGAGTCAGGCATTCCACGACGCGGGGCTACATCTGGCGGCTAACATCAAACCGTGCCTGTTGCAGGATCACCCGCGCTATCACGACGTGGCGGAACAAGGGTTATTTATCCGCGACTCCGAAAACGATACGCCGGAACGCTCCAGTTTCTGGGATGATGAAGGTTCCAATCTCGACTTTACTAACCCGCAAACTGTCGCCTGGTGGCAGAACGGCGTGACCACGCAATTGCTGGAGATGGGCATCGATGCCACCTGGAACGATAACAACGAGTTTGAAGTGTGGGACGGCGAAGCGCGTTGCCACGGCTTTGGCAATGAGATAGCCATTAAACATATTCGCCCGGTGATGCCGCTGTTGATGATCCGCGCGTCGATGGAAGCGCAGCAACGCTTTGCGCCGACAAAACGCCCGTATCTGATCTCCCGTTCAGGCTGCGCCGGGATGCAGCGCTACGTACAGACATGGAGTGGCGATAACCGTACCAGTTGGGATACTCTGCGCTACAACATTCGCATGGGTTTGGGGATGAGCCTCTCCGGGCTGTATAACCTGGGCCACGATGTCGGCGGTTTCTCCGGCGATAAACCGGACCCAGAGCTGTTTGTGCGCTGGGTACAGAACGGCGTGATGCACCCGCGCTTTACCATCCATTCGTGGAACGATGACCATACGGTCAACGAACCGTGGATGTATCCGGGCGTCACGCCAGCCATTCGTAGCGCCATTGAGCTACGCTACCGTCTGTTGCCCTACTTCTACACCCTGTTATGGCTGGCGCATGCCGACGACGAGCCGATGCTGCGCCCTACTTTCCTCGACCACGAGCACGACGCGCAGACTTTTGAGGAGTGCGACGACTTCCTGCTGGGACGCGATATTCTGGTCGCAAGTGTCGTCGTACCGGGTGAACGTCAGCGCCGCCTCTGGCTGCCGGACAACCAAACCGGCTGGTATGATTTCTATACCGGCGCGTGGTTCAGCGGCGGGCAGTGGATTATCGTCGACGCGCCGCTGGAAAAACTGCCGCTGCTGGTACGCGCGGGGGCGGGACTGCCGCTGAGCGATCGTATCTCCTACGTGAACGCGGCTAAAGATACCTCGCGTGAGCTAAAACTGTTCCCGGTGAAAGGCGCAGGCGTATCGTCAGGGTTGCTGTTTGAGGATGACGGCGAGTCATGGGGGTATCAGAAAGGTCACGCGCTGTGGCTGGAATGGGAGATGGTCTGTACCGCCACGACGATTGATCTGACGATAAACGCGCGCGGCGATTATCGCCCGGCGTGGCAAACATTGCAGGTATCATTACCGGCAGGAGAAAAACGCAAGCTGCGGATAAATAATGAAGACAGGAGTGAGTGGGCACGGTAG